The Pontibacillus halophilus JSM 076056 = DSM 19796 genome includes a region encoding these proteins:
- the icmF gene encoding fused isobutyryl-CoA mutase/GTPase IcmF, with product MEQSVYEPTHPIRFVTASSLFDGHDASINIMRRILQGTGAEVIHLGHNRSVEEVVQAAIQEDVQGIAISSYQGGHVEYFKYMVDLLKERGAGHIRVYGGGGGVIIPREIKELHEYGVARIFSPEDGRTLGLQGMINRMMRECDFQPPFHAEEEAKLLSSEHPLTVAKWITYVENTPKEEREAAATLEAVLERKKHTIPVLGITGTGGAGKSSLTDELIRRFIHEVPDKKVAILSVDPTKKKTGGALLGDRIRMNAIFHPRVYMRSLATRDSRSELSHSIKEAIEVVQAAGFDFVIVETSGIGQGDAAITEVTDLSMYVMTAEFGAPSQLEKIDMIDFADLIVINKFEQKGSEDALRQVRKQYERSHMKFHEDRSTFPIYGTIASQFNDPGTNTLFNALLELINERYEWDVALPFERTDVVEKQNLIIPPERRQYLRDIVETVQTYHRRTEEQASYASNLSHIKETKKLLSNIERNDLDELEQTFEQQLDASVKKQLEDWDSLHERYGKDTMAFQVRDREIQMDISTESLSGLRIPKVALPRFTDWGDRIRWYRRENVPGAFPYTAGVFPFKRKGEDPKRQFAGEGTPERTNRRFHYLSEGDEAKRLSTAFDSVTLYGEDPDERPDIYGKVGESGVSICTLEDMKKLYDGFDLCAPSTSVSMTINGPAPIILAMFFNTAIDQQLERFTQEEGREPTQEERQQLKEETLSVVRGTVQADILKEDQGQNTCIFSTEFALRMMGDIQQYFIDHNVRNYYSVSISGYHIAEAGANPITQLAFTLANGFTYVEYYLSRGMDVNKFAPNLSFFFSNGLDPEYTVIGRVARRIWAIIMKEKYGADERSQKLKYHIQTSGRSLHAQEIDFNDIRTTLQALLAIQDNCNSLHTNSYDEAITTPTEESVRRAMAIQMIISKEFGLTKNENSLQGSYIVEELTDLVEEAVLQEFERMNDRGGVLGAMERQYQRGKIQEESLYYEGKKHSGELPIVGVNTYLNPNPPSEEEIDSMELARASKDEKMHQIHELQAFQGTHEGATATALNKLKQVAASGGNIFEELMETVRVASLGQITHALYEVGGQYRRNM from the coding sequence GTGGAACAGTCCGTATATGAACCGACTCACCCCATTCGCTTCGTGACAGCTTCAAGTTTATTTGACGGACACGATGCATCCATTAATATCATGCGTCGAATCCTTCAAGGGACTGGTGCAGAAGTGATTCACTTAGGCCACAATCGTTCTGTTGAGGAAGTGGTGCAAGCGGCCATTCAAGAAGATGTTCAAGGCATTGCGATTTCTTCTTATCAAGGTGGCCATGTAGAGTATTTTAAATACATGGTGGATTTATTGAAAGAACGAGGAGCTGGGCATATTCGAGTGTATGGTGGGGGCGGGGGCGTTATTATCCCGCGTGAAATCAAAGAGCTTCATGAGTATGGTGTCGCGCGCATCTTTTCACCAGAAGACGGCCGTACCTTAGGCTTACAAGGGATGATCAATCGCATGATGAGAGAATGCGACTTCCAGCCTCCTTTTCACGCAGAAGAAGAGGCGAAGTTGCTATCTTCTGAGCATCCTCTCACTGTCGCTAAATGGATCACATACGTTGAGAACACGCCTAAAGAAGAGCGAGAAGCGGCGGCAACCCTTGAAGCTGTGTTAGAACGAAAGAAACATACCATCCCTGTACTAGGCATTACAGGTACAGGAGGGGCTGGGAAGAGCTCGCTGACAGATGAACTCATTCGTCGCTTCATTCACGAGGTGCCAGATAAGAAAGTTGCAATCTTGTCTGTCGACCCTACCAAGAAGAAAACTGGTGGAGCTCTACTCGGGGACAGAATCCGGATGAATGCCATCTTTCATCCTCGTGTGTATATGCGTTCATTGGCGACGCGTGATTCTAGAAGCGAACTTTCTCATTCGATTAAAGAGGCGATTGAAGTCGTGCAAGCAGCGGGATTTGACTTTGTTATCGTAGAAACGAGTGGAATCGGGCAAGGAGACGCTGCCATTACAGAAGTAACCGATTTATCGATGTATGTGATGACGGCTGAATTCGGGGCGCCGTCTCAACTCGAGAAGATTGACATGATTGATTTCGCTGACTTAATTGTCATTAATAAGTTTGAGCAGAAGGGTTCTGAAGATGCCCTTCGACAAGTGCGGAAGCAATATGAACGCAGTCATATGAAATTTCATGAAGACCGCTCGACCTTCCCGATTTATGGTACGATTGCAAGCCAATTTAACGACCCAGGCACCAACACGTTATTTAATGCCCTACTCGAGCTGATTAATGAACGTTATGAATGGGATGTCGCTCTCCCGTTTGAACGAACAGACGTTGTAGAGAAGCAAAACCTCATCATTCCACCTGAGCGACGTCAATACTTACGAGATATTGTAGAGACGGTTCAAACGTACCACAGGCGAACGGAAGAGCAAGCAAGTTATGCGAGTAATCTTTCACATATTAAAGAAACGAAAAAACTGTTGTCGAATATCGAAAGGAACGACCTTGATGAATTAGAACAAACGTTTGAACAACAGCTAGATGCTAGCGTTAAAAAGCAACTTGAAGATTGGGATTCGCTGCACGAGCGTTACGGGAAAGATACGATGGCGTTCCAAGTGCGCGACCGAGAAATCCAGATGGATATCTCTACTGAGTCGTTATCAGGATTAAGAATCCCGAAAGTTGCGTTGCCTCGCTTTACAGACTGGGGAGACCGGATTAGATGGTACAGAAGAGAGAACGTTCCAGGCGCCTTCCCATATACAGCGGGCGTGTTCCCGTTTAAACGAAAAGGGGAAGACCCGAAGCGGCAATTTGCTGGTGAAGGAACGCCAGAGAGGACAAATCGTCGATTTCATTACTTATCTGAGGGGGATGAAGCGAAACGGTTAAGCACCGCATTTGATTCTGTTACGTTGTATGGGGAAGACCCAGATGAGCGTCCAGATATCTATGGAAAAGTAGGGGAAAGTGGTGTGTCCATTTGCACCCTAGAGGATATGAAGAAGCTGTACGATGGCTTTGACCTATGTGCTCCGTCTACTTCTGTATCCATGACGATTAATGGGCCTGCTCCAATTATTCTAGCCATGTTCTTTAACACGGCGATTGATCAGCAGCTTGAGCGATTCACACAAGAAGAAGGACGCGAGCCGACTCAAGAAGAACGTCAGCAATTGAAAGAAGAAACGCTGTCAGTTGTGAGAGGAACGGTTCAAGCTGATATTCTAAAGGAAGACCAAGGACAGAATACGTGCATCTTCTCTACTGAATTTGCCCTTCGAATGATGGGAGACATTCAGCAATATTTCATAGATCATAACGTGCGAAACTATTATTCAGTTTCCATATCTGGCTATCACATTGCTGAGGCAGGTGCCAACCCGATTACTCAATTAGCGTTCACCCTCGCAAATGGCTTCACTTACGTAGAGTACTACTTAAGTAGAGGGATGGATGTAAATAAGTTTGCACCGAATTTATCCTTCTTCTTCTCAAATGGCCTAGACCCTGAATACACCGTCATTGGACGAGTGGCAAGGAGAATTTGGGCGATTATTATGAAAGAGAAATATGGTGCCGACGAGCGAAGCCAAAAGTTGAAGTATCACATTCAGACATCAGGACGCTCTCTTCATGCTCAAGAAATTGACTTTAATGATATTCGAACGACACTTCAAGCGCTTCTTGCTATTCAGGACAACTGTAATTCATTGCACACAAACTCTTACGATGAAGCCATAACAACTCCGACGGAAGAATCAGTTCGTCGAGCGATGGCGATTCAGATGATTATTAGTAAGGAATTCGGCTTGACTAAGAATGAGAATTCGCTACAAGGCTCTTACATTGTGGAGGAGTTAACGGATTTAGTAGAGGAGGCTGTCCTACAAGAATTCGAGCGTATGAATGATAGAGGCGGCGTACTAGGAGCGATGGAGCGTCAATATCAGAGAGGGAAGATTCAAGAAGAATCTCTCTATTATGAAGGGAAGAAGCATAGTGGAGAGCTTCCAATCGTCGGGGTGAACACCTACTTAAATCCAAATCCTCCATCTGAGGAGGAGATTGATTCAATGGAATTAGCCCGCGCCTCTAAAGATGAGAAGATGCATCAAATCCATGAGCTTCAAGCTTTCCAGGGAACTCATGAAGGGGCTACAGCAACTGCTTTGAACAAGTTAAAGCAAGTGGCTGCAAGCGGAGGAAACATCTTTGAAGAGTTGATGGAGACCGTGCGAGTCGCAAGTCTTGGACAGATTACCCATGCACTTTACGAAGTAGGTGGACAGTACAGAAGAAATATGTAA
- a CDS encoding TetR/AcrR family transcriptional regulator: MTRPRHVPSSIKDEQLVTIRRNQMIKAAVKLFKEKGFHKTTTREVAKEAGFSIGTLYEYIRKKEDILFLVCDYIYERVMERLHVMIDTESGSQEELVRGVTSYFQLMDDMQDEVVIMYQEVKSLSRQAQEYVLQKEGAMIALFEQLLEKCTTGLRKEEIHLLANNITVQGQMWGFRRWMLQKTFTIDSYAKLQTQYLLQGANLFHEGGQSSGTVRI, from the coding sequence ATGACCCGTCCAAGGCATGTCCCTTCTTCTATTAAAGATGAACAGCTTGTAACGATACGGCGTAACCAGATGATTAAAGCTGCCGTCAAGCTGTTCAAAGAGAAGGGTTTCCATAAAACGACGACAAGAGAAGTGGCGAAGGAAGCCGGATTTAGTATAGGCACCCTATATGAATACATCCGTAAGAAAGAAGATATTTTATTTCTCGTATGTGACTATATCTATGAGCGAGTGATGGAGCGACTACATGTAATGATTGATACAGAGAGTGGGAGTCAAGAGGAACTTGTTCGAGGCGTCACCTCTTACTTTCAGCTTATGGACGATATGCAGGACGAAGTCGTCATTATGTATCAGGAGGTAAAGTCGCTGTCGAGGCAAGCTCAGGAATATGTGCTCCAAAAAGAAGGAGCGATGATTGCCCTCTTCGAGCAGTTGCTTGAGAAGTGTACGACTGGATTACGTAAAGAAGAGATCCATCTGTTAGCGAACAACATTACCGTGCAAGGTCAGATGTGGGGATTTCGCAGGTGGATGCTCCAAAAGACATTTACAATCGACTCTTATGCAAAGCTTCAGACTCAGTACCTATTACAGGGTGCCAATCTATTCCATGAAGGAGGACAATCGAGTGGAACAGTCCGTATATGA
- a CDS encoding acyl-CoA dehydrogenase, which produces MKFTLTEEQQMLKKMVRDFAVNEVEPTAAERDEEERFDREIFDKMAELGLTGIPWPEEYGGIGSDYVSYCIAVEELSRVCASTGVTLSAHLSLASWPIYTYGNEEQKQTFLRQLATGEKLGAYALSEPGAGSDVASMRTTAKLDGDAYILNGSKVWITNGGVADTYIVFAKTDGDSKHKGITAFIVEKGTPGFEFGKKEKKLGIRSSPTTELIFEDCRVPIENRLGAEGEGFKIAMTTLDGGRNGIAAQAVGIAQGALDASVGYAKEREQFGKPIANQQGISFKLADMATEIEASRLLTYQAAWLESEGLPYGKASAMSKLFAGDTAMRVTVEAVQVFGGYGYTKDYPVERYMRDAKITQIYEGTNEIQRLVIGRMLTKD; this is translated from the coding sequence ATGAAATTCACGTTAACGGAAGAACAACAAATGTTGAAGAAGATGGTCCGGGATTTTGCAGTCAATGAAGTGGAGCCAACAGCCGCTGAACGGGACGAAGAAGAACGCTTTGACCGAGAAATCTTCGATAAGATGGCAGAACTCGGGTTAACAGGGATCCCGTGGCCAGAAGAATACGGTGGGATTGGTTCTGACTACGTTAGTTATTGCATCGCCGTAGAAGAGTTATCACGTGTATGTGCCTCAACAGGTGTTACGTTATCAGCTCACCTTTCGCTAGCGAGCTGGCCGATTTATACGTATGGCAATGAAGAACAAAAACAAACCTTCCTACGGCAGCTTGCAACAGGAGAGAAGCTTGGAGCATACGCATTGTCAGAACCAGGAGCAGGTTCAGATGTAGCATCTATGCGAACAACTGCGAAGCTAGACGGTGATGCCTATATTCTAAATGGAAGCAAAGTGTGGATTACAAATGGCGGCGTAGCAGATACGTATATTGTATTCGCAAAGACGGATGGTGACAGTAAGCATAAAGGGATTACGGCATTTATCGTCGAGAAAGGAACACCTGGATTCGAATTTGGAAAGAAAGAGAAGAAGCTCGGCATTCGTTCATCGCCAACGACAGAGCTCATCTTTGAGGATTGTCGTGTCCCTATTGAGAATCGGTTGGGAGCAGAAGGGGAAGGCTTCAAGATTGCAATGACAACGCTCGATGGCGGGCGTAACGGAATCGCTGCTCAAGCGGTCGGGATTGCTCAAGGAGCTCTTGATGCTTCGGTTGGGTACGCGAAAGAGCGTGAGCAATTCGGGAAGCCTATTGCCAATCAGCAGGGCATCTCTTTTAAACTGGCAGATATGGCAACTGAAATTGAAGCGTCCCGTCTACTTACGTACCAAGCAGCGTGGTTAGAGTCAGAAGGATTGCCGTACGGAAAGGCTTCTGCTATGTCCAAACTGTTCGCAGGTGATACAGCGATGCGCGTAACGGTAGAAGCTGTTCAAGTATTTGGAGGTTATGGCTATACGAAAGACTACCCTGTAGAACGGTATATGCGGGATGCAAAGATTACACAAATCTATGAAGGCACGAATGAGATTCAGCGTCTTGTTATCGGTCGTATGCTGACAAAGGATTAG
- a CDS encoding acyl-CoA dehydrogenase codes for MKLTFTNEQEMIRNMVRNFAQHVVEPAVEQMEVEDRFPREVVRQMGELGLLGIPIPEKYGGAGMDFTSYIIAIHELSKVSAAVGVILSVHTSVGTNPILYFGSEEQKERYIPKLAKGEYIGAFALTEPSAGSDAGSLKTRAVKEGDEYVLTGSKVYITNGGEADTYIVFARTDPEAGTRGISAFIVEKDTKGFEIGNRERKMGMHGSSTVQLSFDQCRVPASQLLGNEGDGFKIAMANLDNGRIGIAAQSLGIAEASLEHAVRYAKGREQFGKPISSQQGILFKLADMGTEVEAAKLLTYQAASRLDEGLPTGKVASMAKLFASRTAVACAIEAVQVHGGYGYTKDYAVERFFRDAKVCEIYEGTNEIQHIVISNHLIKE; via the coding sequence ATGAAGCTCACATTCACAAATGAGCAGGAAATGATTCGAAATATGGTTCGGAACTTTGCTCAGCATGTCGTAGAACCAGCTGTTGAACAAATGGAAGTAGAAGACCGCTTCCCAAGAGAAGTAGTTCGACAAATGGGCGAGTTAGGGCTATTAGGTATCCCAATCCCAGAGAAGTATGGAGGCGCTGGGATGGACTTTACTTCTTATATTATTGCCATTCATGAATTGTCTAAAGTCAGTGCAGCGGTAGGCGTTATCCTATCTGTTCATACCTCTGTTGGAACAAATCCTATTTTGTATTTTGGGTCGGAAGAGCAGAAAGAGAGATATATTCCAAAGCTTGCGAAAGGTGAATACATTGGTGCATTTGCGTTAACAGAGCCATCAGCAGGTTCGGACGCAGGTAGTTTAAAGACAAGGGCAGTGAAAGAAGGGGATGAATACGTCCTCACCGGCTCAAAAGTGTATATCACAAACGGCGGGGAGGCAGACACGTACATCGTGTTTGCGAGGACGGACCCTGAAGCAGGAACTAGAGGCATCTCTGCTTTCATCGTGGAGAAGGATACAAAAGGATTTGAAATTGGTAACAGAGAGAGAAAGATGGGCATGCACGGTTCAAGTACAGTACAGCTTTCCTTTGACCAATGTCGTGTTCCGGCAAGTCAGTTACTTGGTAATGAAGGAGACGGATTCAAGATTGCGATGGCGAATCTCGATAATGGGCGAATTGGGATTGCTGCCCAATCACTTGGGATAGCTGAAGCCTCCCTAGAGCACGCCGTTCGCTACGCAAAGGGACGTGAGCAGTTTGGTAAACCAATCTCAAGTCAGCAGGGGATACTCTTTAAGCTGGCCGACATGGGGACAGAGGTAGAGGCTGCGAAACTATTAACCTATCAAGCGGCATCACGACTTGATGAAGGTCTGCCTACTGGGAAGGTGGCATCCATGGCGAAACTCTTCGCCTCAAGAACGGCTGTCGCTTGTGCCATTGAGGCAGTGCAAGTGCATGGGGGCTATGGATATACGAAGGACTATGCGGTCGAGCGGTTCTTCCGAGACGCTAAAGTGTGTGAAATCTATGAAGGCACAAATGAAATCCAGCATATTGTCATTAGCAATCATCTTATTAAGGAATAA
- a CDS encoding 3-hydroxybutyryl-CoA dehydrogenase: MNLRTVMVIGAGQMGSGIAQVFAMAEVNVILHDQEEEAVQKGVQSIERNLDRSVSKGKISEEVKASTLGRIEVATELKKAQQADLVIEAIVESMEVKKAVFKSLDHYAPSHAVLASNTSSLSITEIASVTERPEKVIGMHFMNPVPIMKLVEIIRGLQTSDETYETIKEATEHLSKTPVEVKDFPGFVSNRVLMPMINEAIYAVYEGVASIEDVDEVMKLGMNHPMGPLTLADFIGLDTCLSIMEVLHDGFGDSKYRPCPLLKQYVQAGWYGKKVGRGFYDYSVEE; this comes from the coding sequence ATGAATCTTCGGACGGTTATGGTTATTGGTGCGGGACAGATGGGAAGTGGGATTGCGCAAGTATTTGCGATGGCCGAGGTAAATGTCATCCTTCATGATCAAGAAGAAGAAGCGGTGCAAAAAGGGGTCCAATCCATTGAACGAAATCTAGACAGAAGTGTATCGAAGGGCAAGATATCAGAAGAAGTAAAGGCAAGCACGTTAGGTCGAATTGAAGTAGCGACGGAATTGAAAAAGGCTCAACAAGCGGACTTGGTCATTGAAGCCATCGTAGAATCCATGGAGGTGAAAAAGGCGGTTTTTAAGAGTCTTGATCACTATGCCCCTTCACACGCTGTGCTTGCTTCCAATACGTCTTCGTTATCCATAACGGAAATCGCTTCGGTAACGGAACGACCCGAGAAGGTCATCGGGATGCATTTTATGAATCCTGTCCCAATTATGAAGCTAGTCGAAATCATTCGTGGCTTACAAACAAGTGATGAAACGTATGAAACGATTAAGGAAGCGACAGAACACCTATCTAAAACACCGGTTGAAGTGAAAGATTTTCCTGGGTTTGTTTCGAATCGGGTGCTCATGCCTATGATTAACGAGGCCATCTACGCGGTGTATGAAGGGGTGGCATCTATTGAAGACGTGGATGAAGTGATGAAGCTTGGCATGAATCATCCGATGGGGCCGTTAACTCTAGCCGATTTCATCGGATTAGATACATGTCTATCCATCATGGAAGTACTTCACGATGGGTTTGGAGATAGCAAGTATCGCCCTTGCCCGCTCTTGAAGCAATATGTGCAAGCCGGATGGTATGGCAAGAAGGTGGGCCGTGGCTTCTATGACTATAGCGTAGAGGAGTGA
- a CDS encoding acetyl-CoA C-acetyltransferase, giving the protein MNQTVIVGGARTPFGKFGGALSSLTAMELGGYAIKESLKRTGIQGEDVDEVIMGMVLQGGQGQIPSRQAARLAGIPWDVKTETINKVCASGLRSVTLGDQLIRLGDEQVVVAGGMESMSNAPYFLPNARFGFRMGDGQVKDMMVHDGLTCSFHAVHMGNYGNRTAEEYGLSREAQDEWAYRSHQRAIEATKNGTLGEEIVDVEVPQRKGEALLVSKDEAPREDTSLERLQKLRPAFDKDGSITAGNAPGVNDGAGAMVLTSEAYATSQGLQPLAYIKGHAEVAVQAEDFPKTPGLVINKLVEKTGVSLQDIDLFEVNEAFAAVALASGKIAELDPDKINVNGGAVALGHPIGASGARIVLTLMYELIRRGGGKGIAAICSGGGQGDAVLIEVPKG; this is encoded by the coding sequence ATGAATCAAACTGTTATTGTAGGTGGCGCAAGAACCCCTTTCGGTAAATTTGGTGGTGCATTAAGCTCTCTTACAGCTATGGAACTTGGAGGATATGCCATTAAAGAATCGTTAAAGCGTACGGGGATACAAGGTGAGGACGTCGATGAAGTGATTATGGGGATGGTTCTACAAGGCGGACAGGGGCAAATTCCATCTAGGCAGGCAGCGAGGTTAGCCGGAATTCCTTGGGATGTAAAGACAGAAACCATCAACAAAGTATGTGCATCCGGGTTAAGAAGCGTGACACTTGGCGATCAACTCATTCGGTTAGGCGATGAGCAAGTCGTTGTAGCGGGTGGAATGGAAAGTATGAGCAATGCTCCATACTTCTTACCGAACGCAAGGTTTGGATTCCGTATGGGGGATGGCCAAGTGAAGGATATGATGGTTCACGACGGGTTAACGTGTTCGTTCCATGCTGTGCATATGGGGAACTATGGGAACCGTACCGCAGAGGAATATGGGTTATCAAGAGAAGCTCAAGATGAGTGGGCATACCGAAGTCATCAACGAGCGATAGAGGCGACCAAGAATGGAACGTTGGGTGAAGAGATTGTTGATGTAGAAGTGCCACAGAGAAAGGGAGAAGCGCTCCTCGTCTCTAAAGATGAAGCCCCTCGTGAAGATACGTCACTTGAGAGGCTTCAGAAGTTAAGACCTGCGTTTGACAAAGACGGATCAATTACTGCAGGTAATGCACCTGGTGTGAACGATGGAGCAGGTGCGATGGTACTTACTTCAGAAGCATACGCAACCTCACAAGGACTTCAACCACTGGCTTATATAAAGGGGCATGCAGAAGTAGCTGTACAGGCAGAAGATTTCCCGAAGACCCCAGGGCTTGTCATCAATAAGCTAGTAGAGAAGACAGGAGTGTCCCTACAAGACATTGACTTATTTGAAGTCAACGAAGCGTTTGCGGCTGTTGCCTTGGCAAGCGGCAAGATTGCGGAGTTAGACCCAGATAAAATCAATGTTAATGGGGGGGCTGTCGCTCTAGGTCATCCAATTGGAGCTAGTGGGGCACGAATTGTACTAACTCTCATGTACGAACTGATACGCCGTGGAGGCGGCAAAGGGATTGCCGCAATCTGCAGTGGCGGAGGCCAAGGAGATGCTGTTCTAATTGAAGTGCCAAAGGGATAG
- a CDS encoding heterodisulfide reductase-related iron-sulfur binding cluster, with amino-acid sequence MNGWLLANWILFIGITVYGLYLFVRVVRTRIAYIQLGRKVEYDQQVKKRLKNIWIYVFGQKKLLKDKKSGAIHVMMFYGFILVQFGAIDFIVKGLSPGNHLPLGPLYPGFTFFQELVTLMILVAVFWAFYRRYMEKLVRLKRGFKAGLVLIFIGTLMVSVLVGNGMGLIWHGEEGTWTEPVASSIAFLFSWIGETAAIAIFFVSWWIHLLILLTFLVYVPQSKHAHLIAAPINVYLSRDVPPGKLSKLDFDVEGEEEEEVSFGAGKIEDLTQLQMIDLYSCVECGRCTNVCPATGTGKMLSPMDLIIKLRDHLTEKGAVVTGQQPWVPTYAFSNTNGNQLAKMAQSKGQQETAAAIADPLEKSLIGDVITEEELWACTTCRNCEDQCPVMNEHVDKIIDLRRYLVLTEGKMDQDAQRAMMNIERQGNPWGLSKKERENWKQEDESVHIPTVKDMNKAGEEFEYLFWVSSMGAYDNRSQKIAMSFAKLLNEAGVKYAILGNKERNSGDTARRLGNEFLFQELAEKNIQEFEKAGVKKIITIDPHAYNVFKNEYPDFGFEGEVYHHTEILAELVRDGRLKPTHEVQQTITYHDSCYLGRYNEVYEPPRDILKAIPGVQIAEMNRNRQNGMCCGAGGGLMWMEEKTGNRINVARTEQALQTNATTISSGCPYCLTMLSDGTKAKEVDEQVGTEDVAEVLAKSVFGPKKEEQPA; translated from the coding sequence AAAGTTGAATATGACCAACAGGTGAAGAAACGACTAAAGAACATTTGGATTTATGTATTTGGTCAGAAGAAATTGTTAAAGGACAAGAAATCTGGGGCTATACATGTCATGATGTTCTACGGATTTATTCTTGTTCAATTTGGCGCAATCGACTTTATCGTGAAAGGACTCTCACCAGGGAATCACTTGCCACTTGGGCCATTGTATCCTGGGTTTACATTCTTCCAGGAACTTGTCACTTTAATGATCTTAGTCGCTGTGTTCTGGGCGTTTTATCGTCGTTACATGGAGAAGCTTGTCCGATTGAAGCGAGGGTTTAAAGCTGGTCTTGTTCTTATCTTCATCGGCACACTAATGGTTTCTGTGTTGGTCGGAAATGGAATGGGCCTCATCTGGCACGGCGAGGAAGGAACGTGGACAGAGCCAGTTGCAAGTTCCATTGCCTTCTTATTTAGTTGGATTGGAGAAACGGCTGCCATTGCTATCTTCTTCGTATCATGGTGGATTCACTTGTTAATCTTACTAACATTCCTTGTGTATGTACCACAATCGAAGCACGCTCACTTGATTGCGGCACCAATCAATGTGTATCTTAGCCGAGACGTTCCACCAGGAAAGCTATCTAAGCTTGATTTCGACGTGGAGGGTGAAGAAGAAGAGGAAGTATCCTTTGGTGCTGGTAAGATTGAAGACTTGACTCAATTGCAAATGATTGACTTATATTCCTGCGTAGAGTGCGGGCGTTGTACAAACGTTTGTCCTGCAACAGGTACAGGGAAAATGCTTTCTCCGATGGACTTGATTATTAAATTGCGGGACCATTTAACGGAGAAGGGTGCAGTTGTCACAGGGCAACAGCCTTGGGTGCCAACTTATGCGTTCTCAAATACAAATGGAAATCAGCTTGCAAAGATGGCCCAATCCAAAGGGCAACAAGAAACAGCTGCAGCGATCGCAGACCCACTAGAAAAGAGCCTAATTGGGGATGTCATTACAGAAGAAGAGCTATGGGCATGTACAACGTGTCGGAATTGTGAAGACCAGTGTCCTGTTATGAACGAACACGTGGACAAAATCATTGACCTACGCCGCTACCTCGTATTAACAGAAGGGAAAATGGATCAAGATGCTCAGCGTGCAATGATGAACATTGAACGTCAAGGGAATCCATGGGGTCTATCAAAGAAAGAAAGAGAGAATTGGAAACAAGAAGATGAAAGCGTTCACATACCAACTGTGAAAGATATGAATAAAGCTGGAGAAGAATTCGAGTACTTATTCTGGGTCAGCTCCATGGGTGCCTATGACAACCGTAGCCAGAAGATTGCGATGTCATTTGCCAAGCTATTAAATGAAGCGGGTGTGAAGTATGCAATTCTCGGAAACAAAGAACGTAATTCTGGGGACACAGCCCGCCGCTTAGGAAACGAATTTCTATTCCAAGAGCTTGCCGAGAAGAATATTCAAGAGTTCGAGAAAGCTGGCGTGAAGAAAATTATTACGATCGATCCTCATGCTTATAACGTATTTAAGAATGAGTATCCGGACTTTGGATTTGAGGGTGAGGTTTATCACCACACAGAGATCCTTGCTGAACTCGTTCGTGATGGGCGTTTGAAGCCTACTCACGAAGTACAACAGACCATTACGTATCATGATTCATGCTACCTTGGTCGCTATAACGAAGTGTACGAACCGCCAAGAGATATCTTAAAAGCCATTCCGGGTGTACAAATAGCTGAAATGAACAGGAATCGACAGAACGGAATGTGCTGTGGAGCTGGCGGAGGACTGATGTGGATGGAAGAGAAGACGGGGAATCGAATTAACGTAGCTCGTACAGAACAAGCGTTGCAGACGAACGCAACGACCATTTCCTCTGGCTGCCCGTATTGCTTAACAATGTTAAGCGACGGTACGAAGGCGAAGGAAGTGGACGAGCAGGTAGGTACAGAAGATGTTGCAGAAGTGTTAGCGAAATCTGTTTTCGGTCCGAAAAAAGAGGAGCAACCAGCATAG